Proteins encoded by one window of Vigna radiata var. radiata cultivar VC1973A chromosome 5, Vradiata_ver6, whole genome shotgun sequence:
- the LOC106761901 gene encoding prohibitin-3, mitochondrial, giving the protein MGSSQAAVSFLTNLARSAFGLGVAATALSSSLYTVDGGQRAVLFDRFRGILDDTVGEGTHFLIPWVQKPYIFDIRTRPHTFSSISGTKDLQMVNLTLRVLSRPEIGKLPVIVKNLGLEYDEKVLPSIGNEVLKAVVAQFNADQLLTDRSQVSALVRDSLIRRAKDFNIVLDDVAITHLSYGSEFSRAVEQKQVAQQEAERSKFVVMKAEQERRAAIIRAEGESDAAKLISDATASAGMGLIELRRIEASREIASTLAKSPNVSYLPGGQNLLMALNPSR; this is encoded by the coding sequence ATGGGAAGCAGCCAAGCCGCCGTCTCTTTCCTGACGAATCTTGCCCGCTCCGCCTTCGGGCTCGGCGTGGCGGCCACCGCCCTCTCGTCCTCCCTATACACAGTCGACGGTGGCCAGCGTGCCGTCCTATTCGACCGTTTCCGAGGCATTCTCGACGACACCGTAGGCGAGGGAACCCATTTCCTCATCCCATGGGTCCAGAAGCCTTACATCTTCGACATCCGCACGCGCCCTCATACCTTCTCCTCCATCTCCGGCACCAAAGACCTTCAGATGGTCAACCTCACACTCCGCGTCCTATCCCGTCCTGAAATCGGCAAGCTCCCTGTTATTGTAAAGAACCTCGGCCTTGAGTACGATGAGAAGGTTCTTCCGTCCATTGGCAATGAGGTCCTCAAGGCTGTCGTCGCGCAGTTCAACGCTGATCAGCTCCTCACCGACCGTTCTCAGGTATCCGCTCTCGTTCGCGACAGTCTCATTCGCCGCGCCAAGGATTTCAACATTGTTCTCGATGATGTCGCCATCACGCACCTCTCCTACGGCAGCGAGTTCTCGCGCGCGGTGGAGCAGAAGCAGGTGGCGCAACAGGAGGCTGAGAGGTCCAAGTTCGTGGTGATGAAGGCCGAGCAGGAGCGGCGGGCCGCGATTATCCGTGCCGAGGGAGAGAGCGATGCGGCGAAGCTAATCTCCGACGCTACTGCCTCGGCTGGAATGGGGCTGATTGAGCTCAGGAGGATTGAAGCGTCCAGGGAAATAGCCTCCACGCTGGCGAAGTCACCGAATGTTTCGTACTTGCCTGGTGGACAGAACCTTCTCATGGCTCTTAATCCTTCTCGATGA
- the LOC106760637 gene encoding putative pentatricopeptide repeat-containing protein At5g43820, with product MALMSFRSFLFLARFTKPHHRPHLSTRRSPLSSLHAPSCSPHIDERLVLDQISHLFSIPTSKSQNPVSKPLEPPQPDAKAVDAFLPAEDKLRGVFLQKLKGKAAIETALSNVGADVDVSVLGKVLNNGNLSGESMVTFFNWAIKQPGVPNDVGSYHVIVKALGRRKFFVFMMGVLGDMRKRGIDGDLLMLSIVIDSFVRAGHVSRAIQIFGSLDDLGVRRDTEALNVLLSCLCHRSHVGAANSVLNSVKGKVCFDVGTYNVVAGGWSKIGKVGEVERIMREMEADGVAPDCRTFGFLMESLGRVGRMDEAVEVFCGMREKNCQPDTAAYNAMIFNFVSVGDFEGCMKYYNRMLSDNCEPDLDTFNRIITAFLRVRKVADALQMFDEMLNRGVVPSIGTITTFIKRLCSYGPPYAALVIYKKARKSGCVISMEAYKILLMRLSEVGKCGTLLSIWEEMQECGYNSDLEVYEYIISGLCNVGQLENAVLVMEEALGKRFCPRRLVYSKLSNRLLATKKTEIAYKLFLKIKHARSLENARNYWRGNGWHF from the coding sequence ATGGCGCTCATGTCGTTTCGATCTTTCCTCTTCCTCGCGCGCTTCACCAAACCGCACCACCGTCCTCATCTCTCCACGCGCCGTTCCCCACTCTCATCTCTCCACGCGCCATCCTGTTCTCCCCATATCGACGAGCGCCTCGTCCTCGACCAAATTTCCCACCTTTTCTCCATTCCCACTTCCAAATCCCAAAACCCCGTTTCGAAACCCCTCGAACCGCCGCAGCCAGACGCGAAAGCGGTGGACGCGTTTTTGCCTGCTGAAGACAAACTGCGCGGAGTCTTCCTCCAGAAGCTAAAGGGCAAGGCTGCAATCGAAACCGCTTTGTCCAATGTTGGTGCTGACGTCGACGTTAGCGTTCTCGGTAAAGTGCTCAACAATGGGAACCTCAGTGGTGAATCTATGGTCACGTTTTTTAACTGGGCAATTAAGCAACCAGGGGTACCCAATGATGTTGGTAGTTACCATGTGATTGTTAAGGCATtaggaagaagaaagtttttTGTGTTTATGATGGGTGTGTTGGGTGACATGAGAAAACGTGGCATTGATGGTGATTTGTTGATGTTGTCTATTGTTATTGATAGTTTTGTTAGGGCTGGTCATGTGTCTAGGGCAATTCAGATATTTGGGAGCTTGGATGATCTTGGGGTTCGGCGTGACACTGAGGCTTTGAACGTGCTTTTGTCGTGTCTATGTCATCGTTCTCATGTTGGTGCTGCCAATTCTGTGTTGAATTCGGTGAAGGGGAAGGTGTGTTTTGATGTTGGTACATACAATGTGGTTGCTGGTGGGTGGTCTAAGATTGGTAAGGTGGGTGAGGTTGAGAGGATTATGAGGGAAATGGAGGCTGATGGGGTTGCACCCGATTGTAGGACGTTTGGATTCCTTATGGAGAGCTTGGGGAGGGTAGGTAGAATGGATGAAGCTGTTGAAGTTTTTTGTGGTATGAGGGAGAAGAATTGCCAACCAGATACTGCTGCTTATAATGCaatgattttcaattttgtgtCTGTTGGGGATTTTGAGGGGTGCATGAAGTATTATAATAGGATGTTGAGTGATAATTGTGAACCTGATCTTGATACGTTTAATAGAATAATTACTGCGTTTCTCAGAGTGAGGAAAGTGGCTGATGCGCTTCAGATGTTCGATGAGATGTTGAACCGAGGTGTTGTGCCGTCTATTGGGACCATAACAACCTTTATCAAACGATTGTGTAGCTATGGTCCACCTTATGCTGCTTTGGTGATATACAAGAAGGCAAGAAAATCAGGGTGTGTGATATCAATGGAAGCTTATAAGATACTGCTTATGCGGCTTTCTGAGGTAGGAAAATGTGGAACATTGTTGAGCATATGGGAGGAGATGCAAGAATGTGGGTACAATTCAGATTTGGAAGTTTATGAGTATATCATCAGTGGTCTTTGCAATGTTGGACAACTGGAAAATGCTGTTCTTGTTATGGAGGAGGCTCTGGGCAAGAGGTTTTGCCCAAGGAGGCTAGTATATAGTAAACTGAGCAACAGGCTGCTTGCTACAAAGAAAACAGAGATAGCTTACAAGCTGTTTCTGAAGATCAAACATGCCCGTTCCCTTGAAAACGCAAGAAATTATTGGCGTGGTAATGGTTGGCACTTTTGA
- the LOC106761899 gene encoding pentatricopeptide repeat-containing protein At5g14820, mitochondrial-like, which yields MTLSLRHTTRTSSNILPLTFFLRHHTHSPLPRQHGPCCVFAATELRSFHRRRLPEGGGEQVRLPCGSSLSLSRLLRASPNCAFHRSRCQISLLLPHPSPLLAFQKKLLIPRLGSFSALPLSPFHHEKFQFLNNSRTFSSDADSGLEEDCDGRGVNGESCVDLDEVRRVCKVIDELFALDRNMEAVLDECGIRLSHDLVVEVLQRFKHARKPAFRFFCWAGKRPGFAHDSRTYNCMMSVLGRTRQFETMVGLLEEMGEKGLLTMETFSIAIKAFAEAKQRKKAVGIFDLMKKHGFKVGVDVINFLLESLGAGKLGKEAQAVFEKLRDRFTPNLQTYTILLSGWCRLKNLLEAGRVWNEMIDGGFKPDIVAHNVMLEGLLKCKKKSDAIKLFEIMKAKGPSPNVRSYTIIIQDFCKQKMTREAIEYFDEMVDRGCQPDVALYTCLITGFGRQKKMDMVYNLLKEMRERGCSPDGRTYNALIKLMTSQHMPDDAVRIYKKMIQSGIEPTVHSYNMIMKSYFVTKNYEMGHVIWDEMHQKGCCPDDNSYAVLIGGLIRQDRSGDACRYLEEMLEKGMKAPQLDYNKFASDISKTGNTVILEELARKMNFVGKFEVSNILASWVDMIKKIAKRREPTKFDSQFI from the coding sequence ATGACTCTCTCTCTTCGCCACACAACAAGAACATCCTCTAACATTCTACCTTTGACATTCTTCCTCCGACACCACACGCATTCTCCACTGCCACGTCAACATGGCCCGTGCTGCGTCTTCGCCGCCACCGAGCTTCGCTCTTTCCATCGGAGACGACTACCGGAAGGAGGAGGAGAGCAAGTGCGCTTACCTTGTGGTAGCTCTCTGTCCTTGTCTCGTTTGCTTCGTGCTTCTCCTAATTGTGCTTTCCATCGTTCTCGTTGTCAAATTTCACTTCTTTTGCCACACCCCTCTCCACTCCTTGCTTTTCAAAAAAAGCTGCTGATTCCCCGTCTGGGCTCTTTTTCCGCCTTACCCCTTTCCCCTTTTCATCATGAAAAGTTTCAGTTTTTGAATAATAGTAGGACATTTTCTAGTGATGCTGATTCTGGGCTTGAGGAAGATTGTGATGGTAGAGGTGTCAATGGTGAATCTTGTGTAGATCTTGATGAGGTTCGTAGGGTATGCAAGGTGATTGACGAATTGTTTGCGTTGGATAGGAACATGGAGGCGGTTCTTGATGAATGCGGGATTCGATTGTCGCATGATTTGGTTGTGGAGGTGCTGCAAAGGTTTAAGCATGCTAGGAAGCCGGCTTTTCGGTTCTTTTGTTGGGCGGGGAAGAGGCCTGGGTTTGCTCATGATTCCAGAACTTATAACTGCATGATGAGTGTTCTTGGGAGGACTAGACAGTTTGAGACAATGGTGGGATTGCTTGAGGAAATGGGTGAGAAGGGTCTTTTGACAATGGAGACTTTCTCCATTGCTATTAAAGCCTTTGCTGAAGCAAAGCAAAGGAAGAAGGCTGTGGGGATCTTCGATCTGATGAAGAAGCATGGGTTTAAAGTGGGTGTTGATGTGATTAATTTCTTGCTTGAAAGTCTTGGCGCTGGAAAACTCGGTAAAGAAGCGCAAGCTGTTTTTGAGAAATTGAGAGATAGATTTACACCCAATTTGCAAACTTACACCATACTTCTTAGTGGTTGGTGCAGGTTGAAAAACTTGCTGGAAGCAGGGAGGGTGTGGAATGAGATGATTGATGGGGGATTTAAGCCGGATATTGTTGCGCACAATGTTATGCTTGAGGGGTTGTTGAAGTGTAAGAAGAAGTCTGATGCCATCaagttatttgaaattatgaaGGCCAAAGGTCCTTCACCCAATGTTCGGAGTTATACAATTATTATACAGGACTTCTGCAAGCAGAAGATGACAAGAGAAGCTATAGAATATTTTGATGAAATGGTAGATCGAGGGTGTCAACCTGATGTTGCACTTTACACGTGCTTGATCACTGGGTTTGGGAGGCAGAAGAAAATGGATATGGTATACAATCTACTGAAGGAAATGAGGGAAAGAGGTTGTTCACCCGATGGGAGGACCTACAATGCTTTGATAAAACTGATGACTAGCCAGCATATGCCAGATGATGCAGTGAGAATATACAAGAAAATGATTCAAAGTGGCATTGAACCAACTGTTCACTCCTACAACATGATAATGAAGTCCTATTTTGtgacaaaaaattatgaaatgggTCACGTAATTTGGGATGAGATGCATCAGAAGGGGTGCTGTCCTGATGATAATTCTTATGCTGTACTCATTGGTGGGCTTATAAGACAGGACAGGTCTGGTGATGCATGTAGGTATTTAGAGGAAATGTTAGAGAAGGGGATGAAAGCTCCTCAACTTGACTATAACAAGTTTGCTTCTGATATTTCTAAAACTGGGAATACTGTCATCCTTGAGGAGTTAGCTAGAAAGATGAATTTTGTTGGTAAGTTTGAAGTGTCTAATATATTAGCTAGTTGGGTTGACATGATTAAGAAAATCGCCAAGAGAAGAGAGCCTACAAAATTTGATAGTCAGTTTATATGA
- the LOC106760920 gene encoding prohibitin-3, mitochondrial yields MGSSQAAVSFLTNLARSAFGLGVAATALSSSLYTVDGGQRAVLFDRFRGILDDTVGEGTHFLIPWVQKPYVFDIRTRPHTFSSISGTKDLQMVNLTLRVLSRPEIGKLPVIVKNLGLEYDEKVLPSIGNEVLKAVVAQFNADQLLTDRSQVSALVRDSLIRRAKDFNIVLDDVAITHLSYGSEFSRAVEQKQVAQQEAERSKFVVMKAEQERRAAIIRAEGESDAAKLISDATASAGMGLIELRRIEASREIASTLAKSPNVAYLPGGQNLMMALNASR; encoded by the coding sequence ATGGGTAGCAGCCAAGCCGCAGTCTCGTTCCTGACTAATCTTGCCCGCTCGGCCTTCGGCCTGGGCGTGGCGGCCACCGCCCTGTCATCGTCGCTATACACTGTCGACGGCGGTCAGCGTGCCGTCCTCTTCGACCGGTTCCGAGGCATTCTCGACGACACCGTCGGCGAGGGAACCCATTTTCTCATCCCGTGGGTCCAGAAACCCTACGTCTTCGACATCCGCACGCGCCCTCACACCTTCTCCTCCATCTCCGGTACCAAAGACCTTCAGATGGTCAACCTCACACTCCGCGTCCTCTCCCGTCCTGAAATCGGCAAGCTCCCCGTGATTGTCAAGAACCTTGGCCTTGAGTACGATGAGAAGGTTCTTCCGTCCATAGGCAACGAGGTTCTCAAGGCCGTCGTCGCGCAGTTCAACGCGGATCAGCTTCTCACCGACCGTTCTCAGGTATCTGCTCTCGTCCGCGACAGTCTCATTCGCCGCGCCAAGGATTTCAACATTGTTCTTGATGATGTCGCCATCACGCACCTCTCCTACGGCAGCGAGTTCTCGCGAGCGGTGGAGCAGAAGCAGGTGGCGCAGCAGGAGGCTGAGCGGTCCAAGTTCGTTGTGATGAAGGCGGAGCAGGAGCGGCGGGCCGCGATTATCCGTGCCGAGGGAGAGAGCGATGCGGCGAAGCTAATCTCCGACGCTACTGCCTCGGCTGGAATGGGGCTGATTGAACTCAGGAGGATTGAAGCCTCCAGGGAAATAGCCTCCACGCTTGCAAAGTCGCCGAATGTTGCGTACTTACCTGGCGGACAGAACCTGATGATGGCTCTTAATGCTTCCCGTTGA
- the LOC106762710 gene encoding COP9 signalosome complex subunit 3, producing MDPLEALVAQIQGLSSTSSDVNRLHSILKQAEESLRSQSTRLPQLLTQLDPSIHSLGFLYILEAYMTSPITKTQAETAIPIVTRFIGACSDQIRLAPERFLSVCKRLKDQVMLLEAPIRGVAPLFIALRKVQVSAEHLTPLHSEFLLLCLLSKCYKTGLSILDDDVFEVNHPRDLFLYCYYGGMICIGMKRFQKALDLLHNVVTAPMSVINAIAVEAYKKYILVSLIRNGQFSTSLPKYSSSAAQRNLKNFCQPYVELANTYGNGKIAELEAFVKTNAEKFESDNNLGLVKQVVSSMYKRNIQRLTQTYLTLSLQDIANTVQLNSPKEAEMHVLQMIQDGEIYATINQKDGMVRFLEDPEQYKTCEMIEHIDSSIQRIMALSRKLTAMDEQISCDQLYLSKAGRERQRYDFDDFDVPQKFNI from the exons ATGGACCCTCTGGAAGCTTTGGTCGCCCAAATCCAAGGGCTATCGAGCACTTCTAGCGATGTCAATCGCCTCCACAGTATTCTGAAGCAAGCCGAGGAGTCGCTCCGATCCCAGTCAACTCGCCTGCCCCAGCTTCTCACTCAACTCGACCCTTCTATTCACTCCCTCGGTTTTCTCTACATCCT AGAAGCCTACATGACTAGTCCGATCACAAAAACGCAGGCTGAGACTGCCATTCCAATCGTTACCAGGTTCATCGGCGCTTGCAGCGATCAGATTCGTTTGGCCCCTGAAAGAT TTTTATCTGTGTGTAAGAGGTTGAAGGATCAAGTGATGTTGTTGGAAGCTCCAATACGAGGTGTGGCTCCTTTGTTCATTGCACTTCGGAAAGTTCAGGTCTCTGCAGAGCACTTAACTCCCCTACATTCAGAGTTTCTTTTGCTTTGCTTGTTGTCAAAGTGCTACAAAACTGGTTTATCCATATTGGATGATGATGTTTTTGAAGTCAACCATCCACGAGACCTTTTTCTCTACTGTTATTATGG AGGAATGATATGCATTGGAATGAAGCGCTTTCAAAAAGCATTGGACCTTCTGCATAAT GTTGTAACTGCTCCCATGTCTGTCATTAATGCTATAGCTGTTGAAGCGTACAAGAAGTATATACTGGTTTCTCTCATTCGTAATGGACAG TTCTCTACCAGTCTTCCTAAGTATTCTTCTTCTGCTGCTCAAAGGAACCTAAAGAACTTCTGTCAG CCTTATGTTGAATTGGCAAATACTTATGGCAATGGAAAAATTGCAGAATTAGAGGCTTTCGTCAAGACAAATGCGGAGAAGTTTGAATCT GACAACAACCTTGGACTGGTTAAGCAGGTTGTATCATCCATGTATAAGCGGAATATTCAAAGATTGACCCAGACATACTTGACCCTTTCTCTCCAAGATATAGCAAACACAGTGCAGTTAAATAGCCCCAAAGAAGCTGAAATGCATGTGCTACAAATG ATTCAGGATGGTGAGATATATGCTACTATCAACCAGAAGGATGGAATGGTGAGATTCTTGGAGGATCCTGAACAGTATAAAACCTGTGAGATGATTGAGCATATTGATTCATCAATCCAGAG AATAATGGCACTATCAAGGAAGCTAACTGCAATGGATGAACAAATTTCATGTGATCAGTTGTATTTGTCAAAG GCCGGAAGAGAGAGACAAAGATACGACTTCGATGACTTTGATGTTCCACAAAAGTTCAACATTTAA